In a single window of the Spirochaetaceae bacterium genome:
- a CDS encoding peptidyl-prolyl cis-trans isomerase, translating into MKKLFFIALIMVVQLAYGQSLSQNLATVTLIRAQSVTESDFRERLTALRAQGIEPTNAQRLEILNMMIDSIIALQAAERERIVASNNDILEALQAMTGMPRATLADIERAYRSNVAEVARTNPEVAMPSWEQFLTSVREEVTRQMLFQRMVQPRTPTDAEVVQAYNDNPDNFNMPEQVRVSHIFFNFAGMNAEQRREVQARASRARQDIASGAVTFEQAVSIYSDDRESASRLGDIGFIPNLPAMVEVFGPTLIGAMFSQQTGVVSAVVEGQLGYHIFRITDRQAARKLGLSDINPFEPRQTIHQMVTMQLMQRNWLEDMERATLNLRSQSNIVINESLWGPWARGERN; encoded by the coding sequence ATGAAAAAACTATTTTTTATAGCTTTAATTATGGTGGTTCAGCTGGCTTATGGGCAATCGTTGTCGCAAAATTTGGCTACGGTTACCCTTATTAGGGCGCAAAGTGTTACCGAAAGCGATTTCCGTGAGCGTTTAACGGCTTTAAGGGCGCAAGGTATCGAGCCAACTAACGCCCAGCGGTTAGAGATTTTAAATATGATGATAGATAGTATTATCGCTTTACAGGCCGCCGAACGTGAACGTATTGTGGCCTCTAACAATGATATACTAGAGGCTTTACAAGCGATGACCGGTATGCCGCGCGCCACTTTGGCCGATATAGAACGCGCTTACCGCAGTAATGTGGCCGAAGTAGCCAGAACTAATCCCGAGGTGGCTATGCCCAGCTGGGAACAATTTTTAACTAGTGTGCGTGAAGAAGTTACTCGGCAGATGCTTTTTCAGCGTATGGTACAGCCGCGCACGCCAACCGATGCCGAAGTAGTTCAGGCTTACAATGATAACCCTGATAACTTTAATATGCCCGAACAAGTAAGAGTTAGCCACATTTTCTTTAACTTTGCAGGAATGAATGCCGAACAAAGAAGAGAGGTGCAAGCGAGAGCAAGCAGGGCACGGCAAGATATTGCTTCGGGGGCGGTAACCTTTGAACAAGCGGTAAGCATTTACAGCGATGACCGCGAAAGCGCCTCCCGGTTGGGCGATATTGGGTTTATCCCTAATTTGCCGGCGATGGTAGAGGTGTTTGGCCCAACTTTAATTGGGGCGATGTTTAGCCAGCAAACTGGAGTGGTATCGGCCGTTGTGGAAGGGCAATTAGGTTACCATATCTTTCGGATTACCGATAGGCAAGCGGCGCGTAAACTGGGGCTAAGTGATATTAATCCTTTTGAACCGCGACAAACCATTCATCAAATGGTAACGATGCAGCTTATGCAGCGTAATTGGCTTGAAGATATGGAAAGAGCCACCTTAAATTTAAGAAGCCAAAGCAATATTGTTATTAACGAAAGCCT